A stretch of the Schistocerca serialis cubense isolate TAMUIC-IGC-003099 chromosome 2, iqSchSeri2.2, whole genome shotgun sequence genome encodes the following:
- the LOC126455707 gene encoding uncharacterized protein LOC126455707 codes for MRVTMENYSLDNVGIELIQGSQNRGDENEYCVSSVFEDISELETILETQGEQSCLASGISANINSRQPQDVTLGRSLPRQTGIRSRTETKGASALTSNRDSLAVQSDDSSVYLSASLDDVDAVPNSVTCCLEHNESAKEGEGALQKTDDTKEAQSSTSKCSVTINFRLTEEQFCCSSRELPAANAEDSA; via the exons ATGAGAGTAACAATGGAAAACTATTCACTGGATAATGTGGGCATAGAGTTGATACAAGGCTCACAAAACCGTGGAGACGAAAATGAATACTGCGTTTCAAGCGTTTTTGAGGACATCAGTGAGTTAGAAACTATTCTGGAAACACAAGGAGAACAGAGCTGCCTTGCGTCAGGGATCTCAGCGAATATCAACAGCAGACAACCACAAG ATGTAACTTTGGGACGATCCTTACCACGACAGACTGGCATCAGGAGCAGAACAGAGACAAAAGGTGCGAGTGCGTTAACGAGCAACAGAGACAGCCTAGCCGTGCAATCTGACGACAGCAGCGTATACCTGAGCGCCTCGTTAGACGACGTCGATGCGGTGCCTAATAGCGTGACCTGCTGTCTGGAACACAACGAGAGCGCTAAGGAAGGCGAGGGCGCCCTTCAGAAGACAGACGACACTAAGGAAGCGCAGAGTTCTACATCAAAGTGCAGTGTAACGATTAACTTTCGCCTCACTGAGGAACAGTTCTGCTGCAGCTCAC gtgagctgccagcagcaaACGCGGAAGACAGCGCGTGA